The following nucleotide sequence is from Streptomyces pactum.
CCAGCCCGTACGCCTCCGCGGGGCCGATGGACTCCTCCTCGGCGCGGCGCGCGGCGCCCCCGCCGCCCGCGCGGACCGGGTCCACCGGCGCGGGCACCGTCCAGGGGGGCGCGGGCGGCGGGCCGGTCCGCCCCGGGGGGTGCCCGCCGGGTTCCGGGGCGGCGGCGTCCGCGGCCACGGTGAGCGGCGCCCGGGCCACCACCCGCACCCCGGCCCGGCCGGGTTCCTTCACCCCGCAGGCGGCGTAGACGATGTGGGTGCCCTCGGCCGGGTCGCGGCCGATCCGCGCCGGTCCGGTCAGTTCCCCGGGAGCCCGGCCGGACGGGGTGAGCCGCGCCGTCGCGGCGAACGCGGTGGAGGTCGCGGTGGCCGCCCCGTCCCGGCAGCCGGAGACCGTCAGCCACACCAGGCCGCCGGCGCCCACCGGGGCGGGGGCCACCCGGAGCCGGCCGTGCCCGCCGGCGCTGCCGTCACCGGTCCCGTCGGCGGCGGCGGGCACGGCGGCCGTCGCCCACGCCCCGGCGGTGACGGCGACAGCGACGGCGACGGCGCGGACGGTGGTGCGAAGGGAACGCATGGTGAACCTCCCGTACTCCGGAAGGCTCATGCCCGCGGGGCGCCCGCGCATCCGCTGCGGGCCCGCCGCTGGGCCGGCCGGGTGAGCGCGTCGCCCTCCCGGGTGAACCGGTCAGACGAGTTCGACGAGGTCCGCGATGGAGTCCACCACCCGGGAGGGGCGGAACGGGTAGCGGTCGATCTCCCCGTTGCGGGTGAGCCCGGTGAGCACCAGGAAGGTCTCCATGCCCGCCTCCAGGCCGGCCAGCACATCGGTGTCCATCCGGTCGCCGATCATCGCGCTGGTCTCGGAGTGCGCCCCGATGGCGTTGAGGCCGGCCCGCATCATCAGCGGGTTGGGCTTGCCGACGAAGTACGGGTCGCGGCCGGTGGCCTTGGTGATCAGCGCGGCCACCGAACCGGTGGCGGGCAGCACCCCCTCCGGCGACGGGCCGGTCTCGTCGGGGTTGGTGGCGATGAACCGGGCGCCCTTCTTGATCAGCCGGATGGCCTTGGTGAGCGCCTCGAAGCTGTA
It contains:
- a CDS encoding HAD-IIA family hydrolase, with the protein product MAERKPIESWLTDMDGVLIHEGVPVPGAEAFISRLRESGKPFLVLTNNSIYTARDLHARLARMGLDVPVQNIWTSALATAQFLDDQRPGGTAYVIGEAGLTTALHDIGYVLTDSDPDYVVLGETRTYSFEALTKAIRLIKKGARFIATNPDETGPSPEGVLPATGSVAALITKATGRDPYFVGKPNPLMMRAGLNAIGAHSETSAMIGDRMDTDVLAGLEAGMETFLVLTGLTRNGEIDRYPFRPSRVVDSIADLVELV